The Drosophila biarmipes strain raj3 chromosome 2L, RU_DBia_V1.1, whole genome shotgun sequence genome has a window encoding:
- the LOC108034125 gene encoding synaptotagmin-5 isoform X1, which produces MDIVIREEDISLAQIGVYASVSFLVVSAVGAALYTTCSKRYRLNWFEQNLLESANEKDEDQQSREALVAGAVGYNVDNINEVPRGKFSSGNAGNLSPISLKSEDNDPAFWVPASVTSTAAIQQQVSNTTEESAPPTPTSPTGSLKSNTLSYCSTASVPIARSDKHVVLAMHPSRPRVSSMNAKLDHTKIDMTLYRSHSQPKTINPVSLNEVRGNLHVSIGYDPVGGLLNVRLLEAQNLQPRQFSGTADPYAKVRLLPDKKNFWQTRIHKRTLNPVFDEQFVFEVTAGVIDKRTLEILLYDFDAYSRHVCIGGTKLHLANLDLSEQLKLWTPLSSASAQDMKVDLGDIMVSLAYLPSAERLMVVLIKARNLRIVDDARNSSDPYVKVTLLGPGGKKMKKRKTGVQRGTLNPVYNEALAFDVAKETLKNCVLEFTVVHDGLLGSSEILGRTLIGNSPEVRTEEKIFFEEIFRAKNATAQWVALQEPATNLATASTAKNSNKN; this is translated from the exons ATGGACATTGTAATACGTGAGGAGGACATTTCACTGGCCCAGATTGGCGTCTATGCCTCAGTGTCCTTCCTGGTGGTTTCGGCTGTTGGGGCTGCCCTCTACACCACCTGCTCGAAACGCTATCGTCTGAACTGGTTTGAACAGAATCTCCTGGAGTCGGCCAACGAAAAGGATGAGGATCAACAGAG CAGGGAGGCTTTGGTAGCCGGTGCCGTGGGCTACAATGTTGACAACATAAACGAGGTGCCACGTGGGAAATTCAGCAGTGGAAATGCCGGCAACCTCAGCCCCATATCCTTGAAGAGCGAGGACAATGACCCGGCCTTTTGGGTACCCGCTTCGGTCACCTCGACGGCTGCCATCCAGCAACAAGTGTCCAACACCACCGAGGAGTCGGCCCCGCCCACTCCCACTTCGCCCACCGGAAGCCTGAAGTCGAACACCCTGTCCTACTGCTCCACCGCTTCCGTGCCCATCGCCAGGTCCGATAAGCATGTGGTCCTGGCCATGCACCCGAGTCGTCCCAGAGTTTCCTCCATGAATGCCAAATTGGATCACACTAAAATTGACATGACCTTGTACAGGAGC CACTCTCAGCCGAAGACCATCAACCCAGTTTCCCTTAATGAAGTCCGCGGCAATTTGCATGTGAGCATTGGCTACGATCCTGTAGGTGGCTTGCTAAATGTTCGACTACTGGAGGCTCAGAATCTTCAGCCCAGACAATTTAGTGGAACAGCCGATCCTTACGCCAAAGTCCGACTTCTGCCtgataaaaagaatttttggCAGACGCGAATTCACAAGAGGACACTGAACCCAG TTTTCGATGAGCAATTTGTGTTCGAAGTCACAGCCGGAGTAATTGACAAACGAACCTTGGAGATTTTACTGTACGACTTTGATGCCTATTCCCGGCACGTTTGTATCGGAGGAACCAAGCTGCATCTGGCCAATTTGGATCTGAGTGAACAGTTGAAGCTCTGGACCCCCTTGAGCTCCGCCTCGGCCCAGGATATGAAAGTGGATCTGGGTGACATAATGGTGTCCCTGGCCTATTTGCCATCTGCGGAACGCTTGATGGTGGTCCTGATCAAGGCCCGAAATCTTCGAATTGTGGACGATGCCCGAAACTCTTCGGATCCGTATGTGAAGGTTACTCTCCTGGGACCCGGTGGCAAGAAGATGAAGAAACGCAAGACGGGCGTTCAGAGGGGCACTCTTAATCCAGTTTACAATGAAGCATTGGCATTCGATGTCGCGAAGGAAACGTTGAAAAATTGTGTGCTGGAATTTACAGTGGTCCACGATGGCTTATTGG GTTCAAGTGAAATTTTGGGTCGCACTCTCATCGGAAACTCTCCGGAAGTCCGCAccgaagaaaaaatattctttgagGAAATTTTCCGCGCCAAAAATGCCACGGCACAGTGGGTTGCACTGCAAGAACCGGCAACCAATTTGGCCACGGCCTCCACAGCCAAAAATTCAAACAAGAACTAG
- the LOC108034128 gene encoding acyl-CoA 6-desaturase, whose amino-acid sequence MTLQYRWLHKTHKTPEKLEPKPLKQNSTRIDSRLSEEVVRHYKSLYQILIQVKVIIYKMSSALTNLLQSLRIVPLGHGKASNQVVVIKERVKVEELPEISLEEVAQHDSFDDCWVVIYDRVYDVTHFLRDHPGGDDVIMDHAGRDATIAFHGTGHSGDAIELMKDFLIGQLPVKQHIFRTGKNKVLSLGIPE is encoded by the coding sequence ATGACACTCCAGTACCGGTGGCTGCACAAGACACACAAGACCCCAGAAAAACTGGAACCGAAACCGCTCAAGCAGAACTCAACTCGAATCGACTCCAGACTGTCTGAAGAGGTCGTGCGGCATTACAAATCGCTATATCAAATATTGATACAAGTGAAAGTAATCATTTACAAAATGTCATCGGCGCTGACGAACCTCTTGCAATCGCTGCGCATTGTGCCCTTGGGCCACGGAAAGGCCAGTAACCAAGTCGTGGTCATAAAGGAACGAGTGAAGGTGGAGGAGCTGCCGGAGATCAGTTTGGAGGAGGTGGCCCAGCACGACAGCTTCGATGACTGCTGGGTGGTGATCTACGACAGGGTCTACGACGTCACCCACTTCCTGAGGGACCATCCTGGGGGCGATGATGTCATCATGGATCACGCAGGACGAGACGCTACCATCGCCTTCCACGGCACAGGACACTCAGGAGACGCCATCGAACTGATGAAGGACTTCCTAATTGGCCAATTGCCCGTCAAACAGCACATTTTTCGCACTGGCAAAAACAAGGTTTTGTCCCTGGGCATACCGGAATAA
- the LOC108034125 gene encoding synaptotagmin-5 isoform X2, with protein sequence MDIVIREEDISLAQIGVYASVSFLVVSAVGAALYTTCSKRYRLNWFEQNLLESANEKDEDQQREALVAGAVGYNVDNINEVPRGKFSSGNAGNLSPISLKSEDNDPAFWVPASVTSTAAIQQQVSNTTEESAPPTPTSPTGSLKSNTLSYCSTASVPIARSDKHVVLAMHPSRPRVSSMNAKLDHTKIDMTLYRSHSQPKTINPVSLNEVRGNLHVSIGYDPVGGLLNVRLLEAQNLQPRQFSGTADPYAKVRLLPDKKNFWQTRIHKRTLNPVFDEQFVFEVTAGVIDKRTLEILLYDFDAYSRHVCIGGTKLHLANLDLSEQLKLWTPLSSASAQDMKVDLGDIMVSLAYLPSAERLMVVLIKARNLRIVDDARNSSDPYVKVTLLGPGGKKMKKRKTGVQRGTLNPVYNEALAFDVAKETLKNCVLEFTVVHDGLLGSSEILGRTLIGNSPEVRTEEKIFFEEIFRAKNATAQWVALQEPATNLATASTAKNSNKN encoded by the exons ATGGACATTGTAATACGTGAGGAGGACATTTCACTGGCCCAGATTGGCGTCTATGCCTCAGTGTCCTTCCTGGTGGTTTCGGCTGTTGGGGCTGCCCTCTACACCACCTGCTCGAAACGCTATCGTCTGAACTGGTTTGAACAGAATCTCCTGGAGTCGGCCAACGAAAAGGATGAGGATCAACAGAG GGAGGCTTTGGTAGCCGGTGCCGTGGGCTACAATGTTGACAACATAAACGAGGTGCCACGTGGGAAATTCAGCAGTGGAAATGCCGGCAACCTCAGCCCCATATCCTTGAAGAGCGAGGACAATGACCCGGCCTTTTGGGTACCCGCTTCGGTCACCTCGACGGCTGCCATCCAGCAACAAGTGTCCAACACCACCGAGGAGTCGGCCCCGCCCACTCCCACTTCGCCCACCGGAAGCCTGAAGTCGAACACCCTGTCCTACTGCTCCACCGCTTCCGTGCCCATCGCCAGGTCCGATAAGCATGTGGTCCTGGCCATGCACCCGAGTCGTCCCAGAGTTTCCTCCATGAATGCCAAATTGGATCACACTAAAATTGACATGACCTTGTACAGGAGC CACTCTCAGCCGAAGACCATCAACCCAGTTTCCCTTAATGAAGTCCGCGGCAATTTGCATGTGAGCATTGGCTACGATCCTGTAGGTGGCTTGCTAAATGTTCGACTACTGGAGGCTCAGAATCTTCAGCCCAGACAATTTAGTGGAACAGCCGATCCTTACGCCAAAGTCCGACTTCTGCCtgataaaaagaatttttggCAGACGCGAATTCACAAGAGGACACTGAACCCAG TTTTCGATGAGCAATTTGTGTTCGAAGTCACAGCCGGAGTAATTGACAAACGAACCTTGGAGATTTTACTGTACGACTTTGATGCCTATTCCCGGCACGTTTGTATCGGAGGAACCAAGCTGCATCTGGCCAATTTGGATCTGAGTGAACAGTTGAAGCTCTGGACCCCCTTGAGCTCCGCCTCGGCCCAGGATATGAAAGTGGATCTGGGTGACATAATGGTGTCCCTGGCCTATTTGCCATCTGCGGAACGCTTGATGGTGGTCCTGATCAAGGCCCGAAATCTTCGAATTGTGGACGATGCCCGAAACTCTTCGGATCCGTATGTGAAGGTTACTCTCCTGGGACCCGGTGGCAAGAAGATGAAGAAACGCAAGACGGGCGTTCAGAGGGGCACTCTTAATCCAGTTTACAATGAAGCATTGGCATTCGATGTCGCGAAGGAAACGTTGAAAAATTGTGTGCTGGAATTTACAGTGGTCCACGATGGCTTATTGG GTTCAAGTGAAATTTTGGGTCGCACTCTCATCGGAAACTCTCCGGAAGTCCGCAccgaagaaaaaatattctttgagGAAATTTTCCGCGCCAAAAATGCCACGGCACAGTGGGTTGCACTGCAAGAACCGGCAACCAATTTGGCCACGGCCTCCACAGCCAAAAATTCAAACAAGAACTAG
- the LOC108034126 gene encoding class E basic helix-loop-helix protein 22, with translation MDPSNLAFGFPGLPNHGHMPIPPTANMLGGQHPAPAASPPQSVPGRRTPLGSVGLGGFYAHGMGMSQPQPPTDENKPGPSAPEKPLSPTAAAIAAIAISGGTTTVAVSSGAASGSGSNNGKQKNRQGKTVRLNINARERRRMHDLNDALDELRSVIPYAHSPSVRKLSKIATLLLAKNYILMQQNALEELRRLLAYIQSTTGAAPLDLGAFPAAAKLQALLQGPHNEPPSSSS, from the exons atggaTCCCTCGAATCTGGCCTTCGGTTTTCCCGGTCTCCCCAACCATGGACACATGCCCATACCACCCACCGCCAATATGCTGGGTGGCCAGCATCCAGCGCCCGCGGCCAGTCCACCTCAAAGCGTCCCCGGCCGTCGAACTCCACTTGGATCGGTGGGTCTGGGTGGTTTCTATGCCCATGGAATGGGCATGTCCCAGCCCCAGCCACCGACCGATGAGAACAAACCAGGACCAAGTGCTCCGGAGAAACCACTGAGTCCCACGGCTGCTGCCATTGCGGCCATCGCCATAAGTGGTGGCACCACCACGGTGGCTGTGTCCAGTGGTGCAGCCAGTGGAAGTGGTTCCAACAATGGCAAGCAGAAAAATCGCCAGGGAAAGACTGTGAGGCTGAATATCAATGCCCGGGAGCGGCGGAGGATGCACGATTTGAATGATGCCCTGGACGAGCTAAGGAGTGTCATTCCCTATGCCCACTCGCCTTCCGTTCGGAAGCTATCGAAAATAGCCACCTTGCTGCTGGCCAAGAACTACATTCTCATGCAGCAAAACGCTCTGGAAGAGTTGAGAAG actGCTGGCCTATATACAGAGCACCACGGGAGCAGCACCGCTAGATTTGGGTGCCTTCCCAGCTGCTGCCAAGCTGCAGGCCCTTCTCCAAGGACCTCACAACGAACCGCCCTCCAGCAGCAGTTAA